The following proteins are co-located in the Primulina tabacum isolate GXHZ01 chromosome 11, ASM2559414v2, whole genome shotgun sequence genome:
- the LOC142519791 gene encoding uncharacterized protein LOC142519791 encodes MVKFLAVKAPSAYNVILGRPSLNLFRAIASTYHMKLKFPTLEGVGEAVGDSRLARECHASILLNAVEARRRHGPDIDSSEGKKQKLEQVSNEKGIHLVDGESNDRERMTATEALKHIEVVPGDPRKTLKIGSDLPTEVENTLTIFLQRNVDAFAWGDEPLPGIPAEYALHRLNVDPRMKPVKQKKRTFGPEKNKHINDEVGKLVKAKYIRPVSYPEWLENVVLVPKTGGKWRLCIDFTDLNKACPKDLFPLPRIDLLVDSNAGCELLSFLDAHQGYNQIGNKPNKLFADFKEKRKQ; translated from the coding sequence ATGGTGAAGTTCCTAGCAGTGAAAGCCCCGTCAGCTTATAACGTGATCCTAGGCCGTCCAAGCCTCAATCTGTTTCGTGCCATTGCATCCACATACCATATGAAGCTAAAATTCCCGACTCTAGAAGGGGTAGGAGAGGCGGTCGGAGATAGCAGACTCGCAAGAGAATGTCATGCGTCCATTTTGCTAAATGCAGTGGAGGCTCGAAGAAGACATGGACCCGACATAGATTCTTCGGAGGGAAAGAAACAAAAACTTGAACAAGTTTCAAATGAAAAGGGAATACATCTCGTGGATGGAGAATCGAATGACAGAGAAAGGATGACCGCAACAGAAGCTCTCAAACATATCGAAGTAGTGCCCGGTGATCCAAGAAAAACCCTCAAGATCGGGTCAGATCTGCCAACAGAAGTGGAGAACACTTTGACAATTTTTCTGCAGCGCAACGTCGATGCATTTGCCTGGGGTGACGAGCCATTACCAGGGATACCTGCAGAATACGCACTTCATCGTCTTAATGTGGATCCTCGAATGAAGCCGGTTAAGCAGAAAAAGAGAACTTTTGGCCcagaaaaaaataaacatataaatgaTGAGGTGGGAAAGCTCGTAAAGGCCAAATACATCAGGCCTGTTTCGTACCCGGAATGGTTAGAAAATGTTGTGTTGGTTCCAAAGACAGGAGGAAAATGGCGTCTTTGCATAGATTTCACTGATTTAAACAAGGCATGCCCTAAAGATCTTTTCCCATTGCCTCGGATCGATTTGTTGGTCGACTCGAATGCGGGTTGCGAATTGCTCAGTTTCCTGGATGCCCACCAAGGGTACAATCAGATAGGGAATAAGCCAAATAAACTTTTTGCTGATttcaaagaaaagagaaaacaaTAA
- the LOC142519198 gene encoding monothiol glutaredoxin-S15, mitochondrial-like, whose protein sequence is MVRLLADIIRRGVAPFPASGLTASSSFYQSILRLSTNVPGDTHEDFIPTIKTESSGVSVKDIVEQDLTENSVMIYMKGVPDLPRCGFSALAVRVLKEHHVPLSSRNILEDLELKNAVKAFSHWPTFPQIFINGEFIGGSDIILSMHQTGELKEKLKDVAEKHK, encoded by the exons ATGGTGAGGTTATTGGCTGACATAATTCGTAGAGGTGTTGCACCTTTTCCAGCCTCGGGGTTGACT GCATCTAGTTCTTTCTATCAGAGCATTCTTCGGCTTTCTACCAATGTGCCTGGTGACACACATGAAGATTTTATACCCACTATTAAAACTGAGAGTTCTGGCGTTTCTGTAAAAGACATTGTCGAGCAG GATTTGACGGAAAACTCTGTAATGATATACATGAAAGGGGTGCCTGATCTTCCCCGATGTGGATTTAGTGCATTAGCAGTGAGAGTTTTGAAAGAACATC ATGTTCCTTTAAGTTCCAGAAATATATTAGAAGACCTTGAACTAAAGAATGCTGTAAAAGCTTTCAG CCACTGGCCAACATTCCCTCAAATATTCATCAATGGGGAGTTCATTGGAGGATCTGATATCATTCTTAGCATGCATCAG ACTGGTGaattgaaggaaaaattgaAAGACGTCGCAGAAAAACATAAATAA
- the LOC142517750 gene encoding phenylacetaldehyde reductase-like codes for MSGAGKVVCVTGASGYVASWLVKLLLQRGYTVKATVTNLSDPNKVVHLKELEGVDERLHLFKANLMEDGSFDSAVHGCEAVFHTASPAFIELTDPHRSVQLIDPAVKGTLNVLKSCSRESSVRRVVLTSSIVAVAFNRNPKGPDTVVDETWFSDPVFCEEIKAWYFVSKTLAEEAAWKFAKENGIDLVVTNPGFVIGPILQPTLNLSSESFLNLIKGKGGFPSYQFVDVRDVAEAHILGFENPSASGRYLLVGSVLTRSEVLEILQKLYPSMDVPKIAAGDPGYQVCNKRAQDLGVVFTPFEVSPKDMVESLKEKNFLC; via the exons atgAGTGGTGCGGGAAAAGTTGTGTGCGTGACTGGAGCATCGGGGTACGTAGCTTCATGGCTGGTTAAGCTTCTGCTTCAGCGGGGTTACACTGTCAAAGCCACTGTTACAAACCTCA GTGATCCAAATAAAGTAGTCCACTTGAAAGAACTTGAGGGAGTTGATGAGAGATTACACTTGTTCAAAGCCAACTTAATGGAAGATGGATCTTTTGATTCCGCGGTTCATGGTTGTGAAGCGGTCTTTCACACAGCCTCACCAGCTTTCATTGAACTAACCGACCCCCACAGGTCC GTACAACTGATAGATCCGGCAGTGAAGGGAACTTTAAATGTCCTAAAATCATGCAGCAGAGAATCATCTGTTAGAAGAGTGGTTCTAACATCCTCAATCGTCGCAGTTGCGTTCAATCGCAATCCCAAAGGCCCCGATACTGTAGTTGATGAAACATGGTTTTCTGATCCAGTATTCTGTGAAGAAATCAAG GCATGGTATTTTGTCTCGAAAACATTGGCAGAGGAAGCTGCGTGGAAATTCGCTAAAGAAAATGGCATCGACTTGGTAGTAACAAATCCTGGATTCGTGATCGGTCCTATCCTTCAGCCAACGCTTAATTTGTCTTCTGAGTCTTTCTTGAACTTGATCAAAG GAAAAGGAGGATTCCCATCCTATCAATTTGTAGATGTTAGAGATGTTGCTGAAGCACATATTCTGGGGTTTGAGAACCCTTCAGCGAGTGGCAGATACCTTTTGGTCGGAAGTGTTTTAACTCGTTCGGAGGTTTTGGAGATTTTACAGAAGCTCTATCCTTCCATGGATGTGCCTAAAAT TGCTGCGGGGGATCCTGGTTACCAGGTATGCAATAAGAGAGCACAAGATTTGGGCGTCGTCTTCACGCCTTTCGAGGTGAGCCCGAAGGATATGGTTGAAAGCTTGAAAGAGAAAAATTTCCTCTGTTGA